A window from Candidatus Nitrospira neomarina encodes these proteins:
- the dnaA gene encoding chromosomal replication initiator protein DnaA, with product MNLPNINNDKVWVDVLNFVSPRVGDDTIETWFQPLILESLTEDQVHIRVPNRFFGEWLGRNYKDLLKEAFHHVEGVNPAEIIFVMKEQDGDGEPSPQLKTGVRENRVPAQLQRVRRQPLPNPKYTFKNFVVGASNQFAHAACLAVAESPAKAYNPLFIYGGVGLGKTHLLNSIGNYIADHGDLRIAYVTTEQFTNEVINSIRYDKMIELRRRYRNVDMLLIDDIQFLAGKERTQEEFFHTFNSLYEAGKQIVLSSDRFPKEMPSMEERLRSRFEWGLIADLQPPDVETRIAILRKKSEEEGIAINEEVIQLLAANLKSNIREIEGALIRLGAYASLTGQKITADMAKHILRDLLGGKRKVITTEDIQEVVANRFHVKISDLKSKRRTKTLVFPRQIAMFLSRDMTDSSFPEIGRDFGGKDHTTIIHACKQMQKAQETDSTLRATIESLKEEIGKG from the coding sequence TTGAATTTACCTAATATTAACAATGATAAAGTTTGGGTTGACGTGTTGAATTTTGTCAGCCCTCGGGTGGGAGATGACACCATTGAAACATGGTTTCAACCTTTGATTTTGGAGAGTCTTACGGAAGATCAAGTGCATATCCGTGTGCCAAATAGATTTTTTGGAGAATGGTTAGGCAGAAACTATAAAGATTTACTCAAAGAGGCCTTTCACCATGTCGAGGGGGTGAATCCGGCAGAGATTATTTTTGTGATGAAAGAGCAGGATGGAGACGGAGAGCCATCGCCTCAGCTCAAAACAGGAGTTCGAGAAAACCGGGTGCCCGCTCAACTTCAACGAGTGAGACGTCAACCTCTTCCCAACCCCAAATATACCTTTAAAAACTTTGTTGTGGGAGCGAGTAATCAATTTGCACATGCCGCTTGTCTCGCTGTCGCAGAATCACCTGCGAAAGCGTATAACCCGTTATTCATTTATGGCGGGGTGGGGTTAGGGAAAACGCATCTTCTCAACTCGATAGGAAATTATATTGCTGATCATGGCGATCTCCGTATTGCGTATGTCACGACCGAGCAATTCACCAATGAGGTTATAAACTCCATCCGCTATGACAAAATGATTGAATTGAGAAGGCGATACAGAAACGTGGACATGCTGCTCATTGATGATATCCAATTTTTAGCAGGGAAAGAACGGACACAAGAGGAATTTTTTCACACATTTAATTCTCTCTATGAAGCTGGAAAACAGATCGTATTGTCGAGTGATCGGTTTCCCAAAGAAATGCCTTCAATGGAAGAGCGGCTTCGGTCGCGCTTTGAGTGGGGACTGATTGCCGACCTTCAACCACCTGATGTCGAGACTCGAATCGCCATTCTCCGAAAAAAATCGGAGGAAGAAGGTATTGCCATCAATGAGGAAGTCATCCAGTTGTTGGCGGCGAACTTAAAAAGCAATATTCGTGAAATTGAAGGGGCACTGATTCGACTTGGTGCCTATGCATCTTTGACGGGTCAAAAAATCACGGCGGACATGGCTAAACACATCCTCCGTGATCTTCTTGGTGGAAAACGGAAGGTGATCACAACTGAGGATATACAAGAAGTGGTCGCGAATCGGTTCCATGTCAAGATATCCGACTTGAAGTCGAAACGACGAACGAAAACCTTAGTGTTTCCTCGCCAAATTGCGATGTTCCTCAGCCGGGATATGACAGACTCCTCCTTTCCGGAAATAGGAAGAGACTTTGGGGGGAAAGACCATACAACCATTATTCATGCTTGTAAGCAAATGCAGAAGGCTCAGGAAACGGATTCCACTCTTCGAGCCACAATCGAAAGCCTGAAAGAAGAAATCGGCAAGGGATAA
- a CDS encoding DUF6680 family protein — MDGTTIATIFAIIIGPLIGVALARYLTSLEDTKQRRMEIFRTLMRTRGLVISYDHVGALNLVEVEFTDEGKVIAAWKGYLKELSTPFPPTKEERAFQQKQETFRKLLTKLLHEIAKVLNIKMEQLDIFESNYIPQGWHDDDLQQRYLRTLAINLLSGRNPLPISIPSAPNQAEEFSPFPPPPESKGGDTCKENS, encoded by the coding sequence ATGGATGGGACGACTATAGCAACCATTTTTGCAATTATTATTGGACCGTTAATTGGAGTAGCCTTAGCGCGATATCTCACCAGTCTCGAAGATACTAAGCAAAGAAGAATGGAAATATTTCGCACCCTGATGAGGACACGAGGTCTTGTCATTTCCTATGACCATGTCGGGGCCTTAAATCTTGTCGAGGTGGAATTCACGGATGAGGGAAAGGTTATTGCCGCTTGGAAGGGGTATCTGAAGGAGCTAAGCACGCCTTTCCCTCCTACTAAAGAGGAAAGGGCATTCCAACAGAAACAAGAAACTTTTCGAAAACTATTAACTAAATTACTTCATGAAATTGCGAAGGTGCTGAACATTAAAATGGAGCAACTCGATATTTTTGAAAGTAACTATATTCCTCAAGGTTGGCACGATGACGACCTTCAACAAAGATATTTACGAACGTTGGCAATAAATCTCCTAAGTGGACGAAATCCACTTCCTATTTCTATCCCAAGTGCTCCAAATCAAGCAGAGGAATTCTCCCCGTTCCCACCCCCACCAGAAAGTAAAGGTGGTGATACTTGTAAGGAGAACTCCTAA
- the dnaN gene encoding DNA polymerase III subunit beta, whose amino-acid sequence MKIQITREDLLTALQRVQGVVEKRNTMPILANILLEAKPEGLDIVATDLEIGMRGLYKATVHEPGSVTFSARTLFDILKEIRHSDIELVVGDNNWVTVKAGKSQFRVVGLPSKDYPALPTIEREGLMALPAQGLLQLLKKTVFAVGEKDTRYVLNGLLLTLIPSGATVTLRLVGTDGHRLAWAEQEVTPEKAAIPSAEIKVIIPKKAAIEIRRLLEEDDEQPFLGFTKNMLIFRKSGLVLTSRIMEGTYPNYQQVVPKESPKKVTVNKSDLEGALRRVAILSKDKAHAVKLSINPDHIHLSSKSPDLGEADEDIPAKFVGESFSTGFNARYFLDVLSVIETETLTLQMETPLSPCLIQEQGNPTFKAVVMPVKV is encoded by the coding sequence ATGAAAATTCAAATAACCAGGGAGGATTTGTTAACCGCACTCCAACGCGTGCAGGGAGTGGTGGAGAAGCGGAATACCATGCCTATCCTGGCGAATATTCTGTTGGAGGCCAAGCCGGAAGGGCTGGACATTGTGGCCACTGATTTAGAAATTGGCATGAGAGGTCTCTATAAAGCCACGGTCCATGAGCCCGGGTCTGTCACATTTTCCGCACGAACGCTTTTCGATATTTTGAAAGAAATCCGACATTCCGACATTGAATTGGTCGTAGGGGACAATAATTGGGTGACCGTGAAAGCTGGAAAAAGCCAATTTCGTGTGGTGGGCTTACCCAGTAAGGATTACCCTGCCCTTCCAACTATTGAGCGGGAAGGGTTGATGGCACTCCCCGCGCAGGGACTGTTGCAGCTTCTGAAAAAGACCGTCTTTGCCGTGGGGGAAAAAGATACACGTTATGTGTTAAACGGTCTTCTTCTCACCCTGATTCCTTCGGGAGCCACAGTGACGCTTCGTTTGGTGGGAACCGACGGACATCGATTAGCCTGGGCTGAGCAGGAAGTGACTCCCGAGAAAGCGGCTATTCCCTCAGCAGAAATTAAGGTCATAATTCCCAAAAAAGCCGCCATAGAAATCCGGCGACTTTTGGAAGAAGACGACGAACAACCGTTCCTTGGGTTTACGAAAAATATGTTGATCTTTCGGAAAAGCGGGTTGGTGTTAACCTCACGGATTATGGAGGGGACCTATCCCAACTACCAGCAGGTGGTACCGAAAGAAAGTCCTAAAAAAGTTACTGTCAACAAGTCCGATTTGGAGGGTGCACTTCGAAGAGTGGCAATCCTTTCGAAAGATAAAGCCCATGCCGTGAAACTGTCCATCAATCCCGATCACATTCATCTTTCTTCAAAAAGCCCGGATTTGGGGGAAGCGGATGAAGACATCCCGGCTAAATTTGTGGGAGAAAGTTTTTCCACGGGTTTCAACGCCAGGTATTTCCTGGATGTCTTATCCGTCATTGAAACGGAAACGCTGACCCTTCAAATGGAAACACCCTTAAGCCCGTGTTTGATTCAGGAGCAGGGTAATCCCACGTTCAAAGCCGTGGTGATGCCCGTGAAGGTTTGA
- the gyrA gene encoding DNA gyrase subunit A yields the protein MPVEPRLTQVAIEDEMRLSYLDYAMSVIVGRALPDVRDGLKPVHRRILYGMNEMGLAAGKPYRKSAKIVGEIMGNYHPHGDSAIYDTLVRMAQDFNMRYPLVDGQGNYGSVDGDPPAAMRYTEARLTKLAEEMLVDIDRETVNFTPTYDESSQEPIVLPARIPNLLVNGAGGIAVGYATNIPTHNLGEVVAALIALIERPEVTIRELMECIPGPDFPTAGFIYGTQGIKDAYETGRGLLSLRAKAEIEVDERTERSRIIVTELPYQVNKAKLIEKIAELIHEKRVEGISDLRDESDRDGLRVVIELKRNENAAVLLNQLYKHTQMQTTFGVIMLALVGNRPEVLTLKQILAAFLEHRKEVVIRRTAYDLRKAEERAHILEGLRRALEFLDEVIALIRGASSPETARQGLMSQFTLSEVQATAILEMRLQRLTQLEQDKLTQEYNELVSRIAHLRTILASDAMVRQIVKQELVEIKEQYSDERRTQILPAEAELQMEDLIAEEEVVVTITHAGYIKRNAVSIYRAQRRGGKGKVGMGVKEEDFVEQIFTASTHDYLLFFTDAGRVYWLKVYQLPDVGRSSKGKAIVNLLTISQGERVTATLPVRVFAEDQYVVMATQKGYIKKTDLAAFSHPRQGGIIALTLEEGDRLIGVDITDGTREILLGTRMGIVIRFREEDVRPVGRTARGVRGITLVASNEVIGMVTITSQTQSSILTVTERGYGKRTQVEEYRLQSRAGKGVISVKVTEKNGPAISFHQVWESDEIMLMSAEGMILRTRMGDIREIGRNAQGVRLIHLPDDDRVVGVAKLAETDEGDLPDPDELNGEMPDEPASSTE from the coding sequence ATGCCGGTTGAACCACGTCTGACGCAAGTCGCCATTGAAGATGAAATGCGTTTGTCCTATTTGGACTACGCAATGAGCGTCATTGTCGGGCGGGCGTTGCCGGATGTGCGAGACGGGCTCAAGCCGGTTCATCGGCGCATCCTGTATGGCATGAATGAAATGGGTCTGGCTGCCGGGAAGCCCTACAGGAAATCCGCAAAAATTGTCGGCGAAATCATGGGTAACTATCACCCGCATGGTGATTCAGCCATTTACGACACGTTGGTTCGTATGGCCCAGGATTTCAATATGCGGTATCCCTTGGTGGATGGCCAGGGGAACTATGGGTCGGTTGATGGTGATCCGCCCGCAGCCATGCGCTACACCGAAGCCCGCTTAACCAAGCTGGCGGAAGAAATGTTGGTCGATATCGACCGCGAGACCGTCAACTTTACCCCGACGTACGATGAATCGTCCCAAGAGCCCATCGTGCTGCCAGCTCGTATTCCGAATCTGTTAGTCAATGGAGCAGGAGGCATTGCGGTCGGGTATGCCACCAATATTCCCACGCATAATTTAGGCGAGGTCGTCGCCGCGCTGATTGCCCTTATTGAACGGCCCGAGGTGACCATTCGCGAACTCATGGAATGCATTCCGGGGCCCGATTTCCCCACCGCCGGTTTTATTTATGGCACGCAAGGGATCAAAGACGCCTATGAAACGGGACGAGGTCTTCTGTCTCTTCGGGCGAAAGCTGAAATCGAGGTGGATGAACGTACCGAGCGGTCGCGTATCATCGTGACGGAGCTGCCGTACCAGGTCAACAAGGCCAAGCTGATAGAAAAGATCGCCGAACTTATCCACGAAAAACGGGTTGAAGGGATTTCCGATCTTCGCGACGAATCCGATCGCGATGGACTCCGCGTGGTGATCGAACTCAAGAGAAACGAAAACGCGGCGGTGTTACTGAATCAACTCTATAAACACACCCAGATGCAAACGACCTTCGGGGTCATCATGTTGGCCCTGGTGGGGAACCGGCCTGAGGTGCTGACCCTCAAACAGATTCTGGCCGCGTTCCTTGAGCACCGTAAAGAAGTGGTGATTCGCCGGACGGCGTACGACCTTCGCAAAGCCGAAGAACGCGCCCATATCTTAGAAGGCTTGAGACGAGCCCTGGAGTTCCTGGATGAAGTCATTGCTCTCATCCGTGGAGCGTCTTCTCCGGAAACCGCTCGCCAGGGCTTGATGAGCCAGTTTACCTTGAGCGAGGTGCAGGCCACGGCCATCCTGGAAATGCGGTTGCAACGCTTGACCCAACTGGAACAGGACAAGCTCACACAGGAATATAACGAACTGGTCTCCCGCATTGCCCATTTGCGCACCATATTAGCGTCCGATGCGATGGTGCGACAAATCGTGAAACAGGAATTAGTCGAAATCAAAGAACAATATTCCGATGAGCGACGAACACAGATCCTTCCTGCCGAAGCCGAGCTGCAAATGGAAGATTTGATCGCGGAGGAAGAAGTCGTCGTGACCATTACACATGCGGGCTATATTAAGCGGAATGCCGTTTCCATCTATCGGGCCCAACGCCGGGGTGGAAAAGGGAAAGTCGGCATGGGGGTCAAGGAAGAGGACTTCGTCGAACAAATCTTTACGGCCTCAACCCATGATTACCTGTTGTTCTTCACCGATGCCGGTCGCGTGTACTGGCTCAAGGTCTATCAATTGCCCGATGTCGGGCGGTCCAGCAAAGGGAAAGCCATTGTGAATTTGTTGACCATCAGCCAGGGCGAGCGGGTCACCGCGACTCTGCCGGTCCGGGTGTTTGCCGAAGACCAATATGTTGTGATGGCGACGCAAAAAGGCTATATCAAAAAAACCGATCTGGCCGCGTTCAGCCATCCCCGGCAGGGGGGGATTATTGCGTTGACCCTGGAGGAAGGCGACCGGCTCATCGGCGTGGATATCACAGATGGCACGAGAGAAATTCTCCTGGGCACCCGAATGGGCATTGTTATTCGCTTTCGTGAGGAAGATGTCCGTCCGGTTGGACGAACGGCCCGTGGAGTCAGGGGCATCACGTTGGTGGCGAGCAATGAGGTTATCGGGATGGTCACGATTACCAGTCAAACGCAATCCTCCATTCTGACCGTCACCGAACGCGGGTATGGTAAACGCACACAGGTAGAGGAATATCGGCTCCAATCACGGGCTGGAAAAGGCGTCATCAGCGTCAAAGTCACGGAGAAAAACGGCCCGGCCATTTCGTTCCATCAAGTCTGGGAATCCGATGAGATTATGCTCATGTCCGCAGAGGGCATGATCCTTCGCACCCGCATGGGAGATATCAGAGAAATCGGACGCAATGCCCAAGGGGTACGGCTGATCCACTTGCCCGATGACGATCGGGTGGTGGGCGTCGCCAAACTCGCTGAGACAGATGAAGGCGATCTACCCGATCCGGATGAACTCAATGGCGAGATGCCAGATGAACCGGCCTCCTCAACGGAATAA
- the gyrB gene encoding DNA topoisomerase (ATP-hydrolyzing) subunit B, translated as MESAKNPSQESAPSADRQHSDTRYDADQIRVLEGLEAVQKRPAMYIGSTGVDGLHHMVYEVVDNSVDEHMAGYGNEIQVVLQVDGSVMVSDNGRGIPTGMHSTQKKSAAEVALTVLHAGGKFEEGAYKVSGGLHGVGISVVNALSEWLELEIWQNGEVFEQQYQRGKPQTPLTVAGITKKRGTKVIFKPDPLIFETVEFSFDVLAQRLRELAFLNKGLEICLKDDRAGKEKEQVFCYIGGIVSFVEHLNEAKSPIHPPIVVEVEKPEMILQLALQYNEGYSENLYSFANNINTREGGTHLIGFKSALTRTINSYATANDLFKKDSESLSGEDVREGLTAVVSVKIRNPQFEGQTKAKLGNSEVKGIVESAVNEALGSYLEENPSVAKKIVGKSVDAARAREAARKAKELIRRKGALDGGSLPGKLADCSEKDPQFSELYLVEGDSAGGSAKQGRDRRSQAILPLKGKILNVEKARFDKMLASEEIRTLIMAIGTGIGRPREDAEKGKEDKDAFDINRARYHKIIIMTDADVDGSHIRTLLLTFFFRQMPELIERGYIYIAQPPLFKVKKGKGEKYLKDEAAMNTYLSNLAVEDTQLFLPEQNQFVTRDELIPILDKLVAFEGLLIRQGQKQIEPSLLRVLVDFPELTKDLLKNRGDLEVVIEEATRRLRLAFPEGTVELTIQTDEEHQAHHILCRVAGNGSQKFLNLTHDMVGSADFRELQKIAPSALGLGRPPYRLKRKEMETEFSTSQDLVTEFLETGKKGMSIQRYKGLGEMNPTQLWDTTMNPETRSLLQVTLEDTTGVDEIFTILMGDEVEPRRNFIQKHALEVRNLDV; from the coding sequence ATGGAATCCGCAAAAAACCCTAGCCAAGAATCTGCCCCCTCTGCAGACCGCCAACATTCGGATACTCGGTACGATGCCGATCAGATCCGCGTCCTGGAAGGACTGGAAGCGGTGCAAAAACGACCGGCCATGTATATTGGCAGCACGGGGGTCGATGGTCTGCACCATATGGTGTATGAGGTTGTTGATAATAGTGTGGATGAACACATGGCCGGCTATGGAAATGAAATACAGGTCGTGCTCCAAGTGGATGGCAGTGTCATGGTTTCGGATAATGGAAGAGGGATTCCCACCGGCATGCATTCCACCCAGAAAAAATCGGCCGCTGAAGTCGCATTGACCGTCCTCCATGCGGGCGGAAAATTTGAAGAGGGTGCCTACAAAGTCTCGGGTGGGTTACATGGCGTAGGCATATCGGTCGTGAATGCCCTCTCGGAATGGTTGGAGTTGGAAATTTGGCAAAACGGGGAAGTCTTCGAACAACAGTATCAACGTGGGAAACCGCAGACTCCATTAACGGTCGCAGGGATCACCAAAAAACGCGGAACGAAAGTTATTTTTAAGCCGGATCCTCTCATTTTTGAAACTGTCGAATTTAGTTTTGATGTCCTGGCTCAACGACTTCGTGAATTGGCCTTTCTCAATAAAGGATTGGAGATCTGTTTAAAGGATGACCGGGCGGGAAAAGAAAAAGAGCAGGTGTTTTGTTACATAGGAGGAATCGTCTCCTTCGTCGAGCATCTGAATGAAGCCAAATCTCCCATCCATCCTCCCATTGTCGTGGAAGTGGAAAAGCCCGAGATGATTCTCCAGTTGGCCCTTCAATATAACGAAGGGTATTCAGAGAATTTATATTCCTTCGCCAATAATATTAATACCCGTGAGGGCGGCACGCATCTCATCGGATTTAAGTCGGCCTTGACGCGTACCATCAATAGTTACGCCACTGCCAATGATTTATTTAAAAAAGATTCGGAATCGCTGAGTGGAGAAGATGTTCGAGAAGGGTTAACCGCCGTAGTGAGCGTGAAAATCCGCAATCCGCAATTTGAGGGCCAGACCAAAGCCAAATTAGGCAATAGTGAGGTTAAGGGCATTGTGGAGTCGGCCGTCAATGAAGCCTTGGGATCGTACTTAGAAGAAAATCCTTCGGTGGCAAAAAAAATCGTCGGGAAGTCGGTGGATGCCGCACGGGCCAGGGAAGCCGCAAGAAAAGCCAAAGAACTGATTCGAAGAAAAGGCGCGTTGGATGGCGGATCACTGCCAGGAAAATTGGCTGACTGCTCCGAAAAGGATCCCCAATTCAGTGAACTCTATCTGGTGGAGGGTGATTCGGCCGGTGGATCGGCAAAGCAGGGTCGCGATCGACGTTCACAAGCGATCCTTCCTCTCAAGGGCAAGATCCTGAATGTCGAAAAGGCTCGATTCGATAAAATGCTCGCCAGTGAGGAAATTCGAACGCTTATCATGGCCATCGGAACCGGAATCGGTCGGCCACGAGAGGACGCAGAAAAAGGCAAGGAAGATAAAGATGCCTTTGATATCAATCGAGCCCGTTACCACAAGATTATTATCATGACTGATGCGGATGTCGATGGCAGCCATATCCGGACTCTTCTCCTGACTTTCTTTTTCAGGCAAATGCCGGAACTGATCGAGCGGGGCTATATCTACATTGCCCAGCCTCCCTTGTTTAAAGTCAAAAAAGGGAAAGGCGAAAAGTATCTCAAAGATGAAGCGGCGATGAATACCTATTTGTCTAATCTCGCCGTGGAGGATACCCAACTCTTTCTTCCGGAACAAAACCAATTCGTGACCAGGGATGAACTCATTCCGATATTAGATAAGCTGGTGGCATTTGAAGGGCTCTTAATCCGTCAGGGGCAAAAGCAAATAGAGCCGTCGCTGCTCCGCGTGTTAGTGGATTTTCCGGAATTAACCAAGGATTTGTTAAAAAACCGTGGCGACTTGGAAGTAGTGATCGAGGAGGCCACACGCCGGCTTCGCCTCGCATTCCCCGAAGGAACCGTGGAACTGACGATTCAGACCGATGAAGAGCATCAGGCCCACCATATCCTGTGTCGGGTGGCAGGGAATGGCAGTCAGAAATTTTTGAATCTGACTCACGACATGGTGGGATCTGCAGATTTCAGGGAATTACAAAAGATCGCTCCTTCGGCCTTGGGATTGGGGCGACCACCCTACCGCTTAAAACGCAAAGAGATGGAAACGGAATTTTCCACCAGTCAGGATCTCGTGACAGAGTTTTTAGAAACCGGGAAAAAGGGTATGTCCATTCAGCGATACAAGGGATTGGGCGAGATGAATCCGACACAATTGTGGGACACCACGATGAATCCAGAGACCCGGAGTCTCCTTCAGGTGACCTTAGAAGATACCACGGGAGTGGATGAAATCTTTACTATTTTGATGGGTGATGAAGTCGAGCCCCGCCGGAATTTCATTCAAAAGCATGCCCTGGAAGTTCGAAATTTGGATGTCTAG
- the smpB gene encoding SsrA-binding protein SmpB: MAKQKTDPSSKVLSTNRKAFYDYMIEEKVEAGIVLVGTEVKALREGRLNLKESYAAIINGKAILHNCHIGTYSHGNQMNHEPLRPRTLLLHKKEIERLGEKVQQKGLTLVPLRLYFNNRGRVKLELALGRGKKNYDRRDTIKKREAGREIDRAMKESRS, encoded by the coding sequence ATGGCAAAACAAAAAACAGATCCCTCCAGTAAAGTCCTCAGCACCAACCGGAAGGCCTTCTATGACTACATGATAGAAGAGAAGGTCGAAGCCGGTATCGTCCTGGTCGGGACCGAAGTCAAAGCCTTACGGGAGGGACGCCTGAATCTGAAGGAGAGTTACGCCGCTATCATCAATGGCAAAGCCATCCTGCATAACTGCCATATCGGCACCTACAGTCATGGCAATCAAATGAATCACGAGCCGTTACGCCCAAGAACCCTGCTGTTGCATAAGAAAGAGATCGAGCGGTTAGGGGAAAAAGTCCAACAGAAAGGACTTACCCTCGTCCCGCTTCGCCTCTATTTCAATAACAGAGGGCGGGTCAAGCTGGAACTCGCCCTTGGGCGAGGGAAGAAAAACTACGACCGGCGGGACACCATCAAAAAGCGGGAAGCCGGTCGCGAAATCGACCGCGCCATGAAAGAGTCTCGATCCTAG
- a CDS encoding DUF721 domain-containing protein yields the protein MSSFESIQSLIQDFSKGNPLGLKLSEVQLQQEWEHLVGATMAKHSYPESIRFKKLHLVADNSIWLQQLMFLRPAILEAIHSMMPELGLTEVVLRIGSIPQSPPQPDPLPQDPPHFVGEPSPFATGLAKRLSNPDLQTLLSQTITKALAEASPSTREPGKTSDYEDLPPPTSLETPTAS from the coding sequence ATGAGTTCCTTTGAATCGATCCAGAGTCTTATTCAAGATTTTTCCAAAGGGAATCCGCTCGGCCTCAAACTGTCCGAGGTCCAACTCCAACAGGAGTGGGAACATCTTGTGGGTGCGACGATGGCCAAACATTCCTACCCTGAGAGTATCCGCTTTAAAAAATTGCATCTGGTGGCGGATAACTCAATTTGGCTTCAGCAGCTCATGTTTTTGAGACCGGCCATTTTGGAAGCCATTCATTCGATGATGCCGGAACTGGGCTTAACGGAGGTCGTCTTACGCATCGGCTCCATTCCTCAATCCCCGCCTCAACCGGATCCACTACCCCAGGACCCTCCCCATTTTGTCGGTGAACCGTCGCCCTTTGCCACCGGCTTAGCGAAACGGCTGAGTAATCCTGACCTCCAAACCCTCCTCTCTCAGACTATCACTAAAGCCCTTGCTGAAGCATCGCCCTCGACTAGGGAGCCGGGGAAGACGTCTGATTATGAAGACTTGCCTCCTCCCACGTCTCTTGAAACACCCACTGCATCGTAA